In one window of Desulforhabdus amnigena DNA:
- a CDS encoding FtsX-like permease family protein, with protein sequence MHRKWKKFHSSPLVLVYALLFLTMGAASDARARQVMDDLSFFASITDRSTGSPGSEEAADYILKSFEEAGLSNVGVQKFLTPIAEVVSASLEVSGEKVQVYPWGPNMAYLPRTQEEGLRGPLVYVGEGNLNDLNGKEIKGSIVLMDMASYGNWINASMLGAHALIYLGEENANAGEYREKNTPTPIAFPRYWVSHETAEKLKALAIEKKVEAVVKSEARWENKMVRNCYGFVPGKDPKLSKELIVLDAFYDASSPILGLAPGADEATSIAVLLTLAQHLAQNPPDRTVLFLATTGNGQSLAGMRQFIWSVTTRKKLLRKDSKQLQTKKKEVDQQLDILRRSDPFSVQELQEQELLWNLTLEKARDKADALTREVQYRKMLSQEDVQEDIEAARAYRRLSWLSEMSEMTSDQRILALQLVKEAVPDLKKYRKELKNRRDVLKSTIALRNIIDEYKPVFFLSLYLSSHSSTIGLVELGDTYPVRETVRRMMRAGRLVNLLNLLGSRVAENTGLPNIIRDTTRGGSPEGGFGKSSSINHPCCDVGALAGLPAVSLMTLDDYRTCWTTPQDTLDRVNKKNVEILSRFLAPLFQELLSYPGLHTMSEEGVRGLASLEGQAKFIRQGELFPDQPAPDTIISVLQGDSIFRAMVFQDGTFFIPGLANKRVSLEKLILEPYGLDPKTGRVAWTADKAQTGKINYRIKVKSDLASTSLVMFHCLQTDVVGVFNPRNLGYLTKVQLLDAATEATPLRYWYSRIDGRDTKAISLFLEKGTRFKLILSESLLSKDFFLLNSTEENPTGKGFLIGSPPILFFPPYQVARDLKLLLGERLENLFKHGITNRYLQTLYSTSVQQLEESKADLQNTSYGPLWQKVHSAWAKLDVVYGEIESTQRDVLTGVMFFIALFVPFAYCMERYLFCFRSIYQQIIAFFLILVMTIFIIRALHPAFYLTYSPMVVIIAFFIVGLSILVSWIIFMRFEQEMANQHSLMGGSHPATPQVSKWQAFGAGFSIGVSNLNRRKLRTGLTCITLIILTFTVMSFTNVKSIHTTTRTRIAPTDPYRGVLIRHQYRLPLTLLTLQDMQTSFDTEAAVWPKGWIEPSNSSDRTIARIQHLDANATVEGVLGVGHTPPKPFQDLVLYGRWFMPRETQALLMSLTIAEKLKLDPQKDLDIEISLFGDRFRVIGYFDGNQLEALKDLDQNPITPAYMERSQSEELSEVEIEAMQSGEEMLPQSERFRFANADTTIIIPFQDCIYYGGTLRTVTILPHSETSPTDIADQLSSWLTFPLFVGDNGAWFQSASNTVRYQGVTNLFVPILIVIFITLNTMIGHVHERQREISTYTSVGLAPTHVGFLFIVEALSLAVLSTVIGYILAQMSAKYLGNTALFSALTFNYSSLASVACMFLVFSVVFLAALYPARMAAEIAMPDVERSWSLPEPDGDTIVMNLPFLLKHEEEKGIIGFLHAFYIAHEDITHGVFAVDEVSLDEDAPVVRPGELPLPVCTMIRTNVWLAPFDFGIKQRIQLHCCPSTENPGYLEISIRMIRLSGEQSAWMRANKNFIKALRKQMLLWRLMDQEAKSAFSA encoded by the coding sequence ATGCACAGGAAATGGAAAAAATTTCACAGCTCGCCCCTTGTGCTGGTTTACGCGCTTCTTTTTCTGACGATGGGAGCAGCATCGGACGCCCGCGCCCGGCAGGTTATGGATGATCTCTCTTTTTTCGCAAGCATCACCGACCGTTCGACGGGAAGTCCCGGCAGTGAGGAGGCTGCAGATTATATTTTGAAGTCTTTCGAAGAAGCCGGACTTTCGAATGTGGGAGTCCAGAAGTTTCTGACTCCCATTGCCGAAGTCGTTTCTGCATCCCTGGAAGTCTCGGGCGAAAAAGTGCAGGTCTATCCTTGGGGACCCAACATGGCCTACCTTCCCAGGACTCAGGAAGAGGGCCTGCGGGGCCCTCTCGTGTACGTTGGAGAAGGAAACCTCAACGATCTCAACGGAAAAGAAATTAAGGGCAGCATCGTGCTTATGGATATGGCTTCCTACGGCAACTGGATCAACGCCTCCATGCTCGGCGCTCACGCCCTCATCTATCTCGGTGAAGAAAATGCGAACGCCGGAGAGTATCGTGAGAAAAACACTCCCACTCCCATTGCATTTCCCCGGTATTGGGTTTCTCATGAAACAGCAGAAAAGCTCAAAGCCCTTGCCATAGAAAAGAAAGTTGAAGCCGTCGTCAAGTCCGAAGCCCGGTGGGAAAACAAGATGGTTCGCAATTGCTATGGCTTTGTTCCGGGAAAAGACCCCAAGCTCAGCAAAGAATTGATCGTTTTGGACGCTTTTTACGATGCATCCTCGCCGATCCTCGGCCTTGCGCCTGGAGCCGATGAAGCCACCTCCATCGCCGTCCTGCTGACTCTGGCGCAGCATCTGGCCCAAAATCCGCCCGATCGGACAGTTCTTTTCCTCGCCACTACCGGAAACGGGCAAAGTCTCGCCGGTATGAGGCAGTTCATCTGGTCCGTTACCACCCGAAAGAAACTTCTGAGAAAGGACAGCAAACAACTGCAGACAAAAAAGAAAGAAGTGGATCAGCAGTTGGACATTTTGCGAAGATCAGACCCTTTCTCCGTGCAGGAACTTCAGGAACAAGAACTTCTCTGGAATCTTACCCTTGAAAAGGCCAGGGACAAGGCGGATGCTCTCACCAGGGAGGTTCAATACCGCAAGATGCTTTCTCAGGAGGATGTTCAGGAAGACATAGAAGCGGCGAGAGCATACCGCCGTCTCTCCTGGCTTTCTGAAATGAGTGAAATGACGTCGGACCAGCGCATCCTTGCCCTACAACTCGTAAAGGAAGCGGTCCCGGACCTCAAAAAATATCGGAAGGAATTGAAAAACAGACGTGATGTCCTCAAATCCACCATCGCTCTCAGGAACATCATAGACGAATATAAGCCCGTTTTCTTTTTAAGCCTCTACCTCTCCTCCCACTCTTCCACCATCGGTCTGGTAGAACTGGGGGACACTTACCCTGTTCGAGAAACCGTTCGGAGAATGATGAGGGCAGGCAGGCTCGTCAACCTGTTGAACCTGCTGGGTTCCAGAGTTGCTGAAAACACAGGGCTTCCCAACATCATTAGAGATACGACTCGAGGGGGTTCGCCGGAGGGCGGCTTCGGCAAATCTTCTTCCATAAATCATCCCTGTTGCGATGTGGGAGCGTTGGCCGGTTTGCCCGCTGTTTCCCTCATGACCCTCGACGACTATCGCACATGCTGGACCACCCCTCAGGACACGCTGGACCGGGTCAACAAAAAAAATGTTGAAATCCTGTCACGTTTTCTGGCTCCCTTGTTCCAGGAACTTCTCTCTTATCCGGGTCTCCATACCATGTCGGAAGAGGGAGTCCGCGGCTTAGCCAGCCTGGAAGGGCAGGCCAAGTTTATTCGGCAGGGAGAGCTCTTTCCCGACCAGCCCGCACCGGACACCATCATCTCTGTTTTGCAGGGGGATTCCATTTTCAGGGCCATGGTGTTTCAGGATGGCACTTTCTTTATCCCGGGACTGGCCAACAAACGGGTGTCGCTGGAAAAACTCATTCTCGAACCCTACGGTCTGGATCCCAAGACGGGTCGGGTCGCCTGGACTGCGGACAAGGCACAGACCGGAAAGATCAATTACCGGATCAAAGTGAAGAGCGACCTGGCGAGCACATCTCTGGTCATGTTCCACTGTCTGCAGACGGACGTGGTAGGGGTATTCAATCCCAGAAACCTGGGTTATCTCACCAAAGTTCAGCTCCTGGACGCAGCCACTGAGGCCACTCCCCTTCGCTACTGGTATTCCAGAATAGACGGGCGGGACACCAAGGCCATCTCCCTTTTCCTCGAAAAAGGAACACGATTCAAACTCATTCTGTCCGAATCCCTGCTCAGCAAGGACTTTTTTCTCCTCAACAGCACGGAGGAAAACCCGACGGGAAAGGGTTTCCTCATAGGAAGTCCTCCCATCCTGTTTTTTCCGCCCTACCAGGTGGCAAGAGATCTGAAACTTCTTTTGGGAGAGCGGCTTGAAAACCTTTTCAAGCACGGAATCACCAATCGATATCTTCAGACGCTCTATTCCACATCAGTTCAGCAGTTGGAAGAATCCAAGGCGGATCTTCAGAATACTTCATACGGGCCCCTCTGGCAAAAAGTGCACTCCGCCTGGGCCAAACTCGATGTCGTCTATGGAGAAATCGAAAGCACCCAAAGGGATGTTCTGACGGGCGTCATGTTTTTCATCGCCCTCTTTGTACCCTTTGCCTATTGCATGGAGCGGTATCTTTTTTGCTTCCGCAGCATCTATCAACAAATCATAGCTTTTTTTCTGATTCTCGTAATGACGATCTTCATCATCAGGGCCTTGCATCCCGCTTTTTATCTTACCTACAGCCCCATGGTGGTCATCATCGCCTTTTTCATCGTGGGTCTTTCCATTTTGGTTTCATGGATCATTTTCATGAGGTTCGAACAGGAAATGGCAAACCAGCATTCTCTCATGGGAGGATCGCACCCTGCGACCCCTCAGGTGAGCAAATGGCAGGCATTTGGAGCGGGGTTTTCCATTGGAGTCTCCAACCTCAACCGAAGAAAACTTCGAACGGGCCTGACGTGCATTACTCTGATCATCCTGACTTTTACGGTCATGTCCTTTACCAATGTGAAGAGCATTCACACGACCACACGCACTCGTATTGCCCCCACAGACCCCTACCGGGGAGTTCTCATCCGCCATCAGTATCGACTCCCCCTCACGCTGCTCACCCTGCAGGATATGCAGACCAGTTTCGATACAGAGGCGGCGGTGTGGCCCAAAGGATGGATCGAACCTTCCAACAGCTCTGACCGAACCATCGCCCGAATTCAACATTTGGATGCAAATGCCACGGTCGAGGGAGTACTGGGAGTCGGGCACACTCCACCCAAACCGTTTCAGGATCTTGTGCTTTATGGCCGCTGGTTCATGCCCCGGGAAACACAGGCGCTTCTAATGTCTCTCACCATAGCCGAAAAGCTGAAGCTCGATCCTCAAAAAGACCTGGATATCGAAATCAGTCTTTTTGGAGATAGATTCAGGGTTATTGGTTACTTTGACGGCAATCAACTGGAAGCGCTAAAAGACCTTGACCAAAATCCCATTACGCCGGCATACATGGAAAGGAGCCAGAGCGAAGAACTCTCCGAGGTGGAAATCGAAGCGATGCAATCGGGAGAAGAAATGCTGCCTCAATCGGAGCGATTCCGATTTGCCAACGCCGACACAACCATCATCATCCCCTTTCAGGACTGTATCTATTACGGAGGAACGCTCAGGACCGTTACCATCCTTCCCCATTCCGAAACCAGTCCCACGGATATTGCCGACCAGCTTTCCTCCTGGCTGACCTTCCCGCTTTTTGTGGGCGACAACGGCGCCTGGTTTCAAAGTGCGAGCAACACTGTGAGATATCAGGGGGTAACCAACCTGTTCGTACCCATCCTGATTGTCATCTTCATCACCCTCAACACCATGATCGGCCACGTTCACGAGCGGCAGAGGGAAATTTCAACCTATACTTCCGTCGGACTGGCCCCCACTCATGTGGGATTTCTCTTCATCGTGGAAGCGCTTTCCCTCGCGGTTCTCTCAACCGTAATCGGCTACATCCTCGCGCAGATGAGCGCCAAGTACCTCGGCAATACCGCTTTGTTTTCCGCCCTGACCTTCAATTATTCTTCACTTGCAAGCGTGGCATGCATGTTTCTGGTGTTTTCCGTGGTTTTCCTGGCCGCTCTCTACCCGGCACGAATGGCTGCAGAAATCGCCATGCCCGATGTGGAGCGTTCCTGGTCACTTCCGGAACCCGATGGGGACACCATTGTCATGAATCTTCCTTTCCTGTTGAAGCATGAGGAAGAAAAAGGGATCATAGGATTTCTCCACGCTTTCTATATCGCCCACGAAGACATCACTCATGGGGTTTTTGCCGTGGACGAGGTCAGCCTGGACGAAGACGCACCCGTGGTAAGGCCAGGCGAATTGCCGCTCCCGGTTTGCACGATGATTCGAACCAACGTATGGCTGGCTCCTTTTGATTTCGGCATCAAACAGAGAATTCAGCTCCATTGCTGCCCATCGACGGAAAACCCGGGTTATTTGGAAATTTCCATTCGAATGATTCGCCTTTCGGGTGAACAATCTGCATGGATGAGGGCCAACAAGAATTTCATCAAGGCCCTTCGAAAACAAATGCTCCTATGGCGTCTCATGGATCAGGAAGCCAAATCGGCCTTCAGTGCTTAG
- a CDS encoding transcriptional regulator, giving the protein MEETIRQLMIDLLSLGEYTQRELSQLLKIREKEVADHLEHISRTVSAHKKKLIVVPATCLECGFSFENRRRFSKPSRCPRCKGEHLQDPRYRIT; this is encoded by the coding sequence ATGGAAGAGACCATTCGACAACTGATGATAGATCTGTTGTCCCTTGGAGAATACACGCAAAGGGAACTGTCTCAACTCCTCAAAATTCGGGAAAAGGAAGTTGCTGATCATCTGGAACATATCAGCAGAACCGTTTCAGCACATAAAAAGAAATTGATTGTTGTTCCAGCGACTTGCCTGGAGTGCGGGTTCTCATTTGAAAACAGAAGGCGTTTTTCCAAACCCAGCCGCTGTCCTCGATGCAAAGGGGAACACTTGCAGGATCCCCGGTACAGGATCACATGA
- a CDS encoding DUF6785 family protein: MRESPVRLPALMVGLVLVSLVCAFTPYNNVKLLNSPLAGGHFPLASFACMILLLLAINPLLGVVKKSWSFHFQELLLIWCMITTASGIAYTGLMRTFIINITTPKWFTTTSGNVGDILTPLAPPSLFPADSKLIATLYSGMDGALDMSWWEILSRIPWNAWALPMLWWGLFVLLLYASFIGMVGLFSHQWIENEKMNFPLLRVLEMMGETVERGSLWKFFSQKHFIVGFSIPVILHLFNGLHTYYPEVPQIPTLILAQPYIPKEGLLSGFYKAKIYIYPAFIGFAFLASKQVSFSFWAFFIMGGFLPGLLQFIGWRLPAAALGTTFGPVLSRVEEMQMMGAFAVFFFFIVWLARDHLRMVLRGIFQKSDVAEGFHGFLGPRPAFFLFMGGIIGLIAWMNFFGMDLLPTILFLAVCFMIQLVVARLVCQGGLPYFTLALAPSDGFLAFLNTRILSPLTLYLSLVVQKVAFLDMRESLMPSLFHSSKLSNGSSPKKRFLWGIIWSILLGLIISFAAMLSLYYKYGINTLPDDWAVETARRIHENAAQLLTHPEEYKNWSMVFCTIGAVVMALLVFGYHHFIWWPLHPIGYLTTYSSAMQILWFGFFIGWLCNTLVLRYGGVRHFKEVRGLFFGLIVGDMVMAVIWLVVGFFASISYHVLPL; encoded by the coding sequence ATGCGAGAGTCTCCCGTACGTTTGCCCGCCCTCATGGTCGGCCTCGTTCTTGTGTCGCTGGTTTGTGCATTCACGCCCTATAATAACGTCAAGCTTTTGAACAGTCCGCTGGCTGGAGGCCATTTCCCTCTAGCTTCTTTTGCCTGCATGATCTTGCTTCTGCTGGCCATCAATCCGCTCCTGGGGGTTGTAAAAAAGAGCTGGTCCTTCCATTTTCAAGAACTGCTTCTCATCTGGTGCATGATCACCACGGCTTCCGGTATTGCCTATACGGGACTCATGCGGACTTTTATCATCAATATCACCACTCCCAAATGGTTCACGACGACATCGGGCAACGTGGGGGACATTCTCACCCCTCTGGCACCTCCTTCGCTTTTTCCCGCCGATTCAAAGCTGATCGCTACGCTTTACAGCGGAATGGATGGAGCGCTGGATATGAGTTGGTGGGAAATCCTCTCCCGCATCCCCTGGAATGCATGGGCTCTCCCCATGCTCTGGTGGGGGCTTTTTGTCCTCCTCCTGTATGCCTCCTTCATTGGAATGGTGGGGCTCTTCTCACACCAATGGATCGAAAACGAAAAAATGAACTTCCCGCTCCTTCGAGTCCTGGAAATGATGGGCGAAACGGTGGAACGGGGAAGTCTGTGGAAATTTTTTTCCCAGAAACACTTCATCGTTGGATTCAGCATTCCCGTCATCCTGCATCTCTTCAACGGCTTACATACCTATTACCCGGAGGTCCCTCAAATACCGACTCTCATACTCGCTCAGCCCTACATCCCCAAGGAAGGGCTCCTTTCAGGATTTTATAAGGCCAAGATTTATATCTATCCGGCATTCATCGGTTTTGCCTTCCTCGCCTCCAAGCAGGTCTCCTTCAGTTTCTGGGCATTCTTCATCATGGGGGGATTCTTACCGGGCCTGCTGCAGTTTATTGGCTGGCGGCTTCCTGCCGCAGCCCTCGGCACCACTTTCGGCCCGGTGCTTTCCCGCGTTGAGGAAATGCAAATGATGGGAGCTTTTGCCGTCTTCTTTTTCTTCATTGTCTGGCTTGCCAGGGACCATCTTCGAATGGTTTTGCGAGGCATCTTTCAAAAGAGCGATGTTGCCGAAGGGTTTCATGGTTTTCTCGGCCCACGCCCAGCTTTTTTTCTTTTTATGGGAGGCATCATCGGCCTCATTGCCTGGATGAATTTCTTCGGGATGGACCTTCTGCCTACCATTTTGTTTCTGGCGGTTTGCTTCATGATCCAGTTGGTGGTCGCAAGACTTGTTTGCCAGGGCGGCCTTCCCTACTTCACTCTGGCTCTGGCTCCCTCCGATGGATTTCTTGCCTTTTTGAACACCCGTATTCTTTCGCCCCTCACTCTCTACCTCTCCCTCGTGGTCCAAAAGGTCGCCTTTCTGGACATGAGGGAATCCCTTATGCCGTCTCTTTTCCATTCCTCCAAACTCTCCAATGGAAGCAGCCCCAAAAAACGATTCCTCTGGGGGATTATCTGGTCTATTCTCCTCGGACTCATTATCTCCTTTGCGGCCATGCTCAGTCTCTACTACAAGTACGGTATCAACACCCTGCCCGACGACTGGGCAGTCGAGACGGCCCGAAGGATCCATGAAAACGCCGCACAGCTTCTGACTCACCCGGAGGAATACAAGAACTGGAGCATGGTTTTTTGCACGATCGGTGCCGTGGTCATGGCGCTGTTGGTATTTGGATATCATCACTTCATATGGTGGCCTCTACACCCCATCGGATATCTCACAACATACAGTTCGGCTATGCAGATTCTCTGGTTTGGTTTTTTCATCGGATGGCTCTGCAACACCCTGGTTTTGAGATATGGAGGAGTGAGGCATTTCAAAGAAGTGAGAGGTCTTTTTTTCGGGTTGATCGTAGGTGACATGGTTATGGCCGTCATCTGGTTGGTGGTTGGGTTTTTTGCCTCCATCAGCTATCACGTCCTGCCATTGTAG
- a CDS encoding MFS transporter, whose protein sequence is MLYTPAFFAMAIANLCNLASFGTFFLFPLFISNHGGDQADIGVVMGAFALSSVFCRPSISEMIDRIGRKRSFSIGSVCMSVCPLVYVFFRGDLPSFYVPLLLIRLIHGVGFAICLTAAFTYVADLIPPRRLNEGIGIFGVSGLLGTAVGPIIAEATLRYADFQTLFLVAAGMSTVGFLIHFPLSETYVHVSKIRSGSFFSVLKMRRIFFVAILSLLFGFGLAASNNFISPFAHEKGLRFISLFYVAYSSAAILTRLFGGRLGDRLGEKRIIPYALLIMGAGLFSLIFLQGDLMLLVSGFMAGCGHGFLYPSLNVLAIRGEPPHIKGKITGVFTGSIDAGVFGGSIVLGCIGQWIGFPSLFMAAGFALLLAFGIFELEVLTNRYEMISLKKEK, encoded by the coding sequence ATGTTGTATACGCCTGCGTTTTTTGCCATGGCCATTGCCAACTTGTGCAATCTGGCCAGTTTTGGGACTTTTTTTCTTTTTCCACTGTTCATATCGAATCACGGTGGGGATCAGGCCGATATCGGTGTCGTCATGGGGGCCTTTGCTCTTTCATCAGTGTTTTGCCGTCCCTCGATTTCCGAGATGATTGACCGGATAGGACGGAAAAGGAGTTTTTCCATCGGTTCGGTGTGCATGAGTGTCTGCCCTCTGGTTTATGTTTTTTTTCGAGGAGACTTGCCGTCTTTCTACGTTCCTCTTCTACTGATCCGTCTCATTCACGGAGTGGGTTTCGCCATTTGTCTGACCGCCGCATTCACCTATGTGGCGGACCTCATTCCTCCGAGACGTCTCAACGAGGGGATCGGCATCTTTGGAGTTTCAGGACTTTTGGGGACGGCGGTAGGTCCCATCATAGCCGAGGCCACTTTACGCTACGCAGACTTTCAGACCCTGTTTCTTGTGGCGGCCGGCATGTCCACCGTTGGGTTCCTCATCCATTTTCCCCTTTCTGAAACCTATGTGCACGTTTCGAAGATTCGATCGGGTTCCTTTTTTTCCGTCTTGAAGATGAGACGCATATTTTTTGTCGCTATCCTCTCCCTTCTATTCGGTTTTGGTCTGGCTGCTTCAAACAACTTCATTTCACCATTTGCCCATGAAAAGGGATTGCGTTTCATTTCCCTTTTTTATGTCGCCTACTCTTCGGCAGCTATTCTAACAAGGTTGTTCGGCGGGAGGTTGGGGGATCGATTGGGGGAAAAGCGCATTATCCCCTATGCGCTGCTCATCATGGGAGCCGGGCTTTTTTCCCTGATCTTTCTGCAGGGGGATCTGATGCTGCTGGTTTCCGGGTTTATGGCTGGATGCGGACACGGTTTTCTCTACCCTTCTTTGAACGTGCTTGCCATTCGAGGAGAACCGCCCCATATCAAAGGGAAAATAACGGGGGTCTTCACCGGAAGCATCGACGCCGGCGTATTCGGGGGATCGATCGTGCTGGGCTGTATTGGCCAATGGATTGGATTTCCCAGCCTGTTCATGGCGGCCGGATTTGCCCTTTTGTTGGCTTTTGGAATATTCGAACTGGAAGTGTTGACCAATCGATATGAAATGATTTCTCTGAAAAAAGAGAAATAG
- a CDS encoding phasin family protein produces MLELIKKGFLAGIGAVVLTKEKIEEITHRLVEEGKISTEESQKLADEMVKTGEKQWEEFNVKTTDTMKKWVENLEFARKKDLEDLKRQVEILEQRLSAVEELQIREK; encoded by the coding sequence ATGTTGGAATTAATCAAGAAAGGCTTCCTGGCTGGAATCGGAGCAGTTGTACTGACCAAGGAAAAAATCGAAGAGATCACTCATCGACTGGTAGAAGAAGGGAAAATCTCAACAGAGGAATCCCAGAAACTGGCGGATGAAATGGTTAAGACCGGCGAGAAACAGTGGGAAGAATTCAATGTCAAAACCACCGATACAATGAAAAAATGGGTAGAAAACCTCGAATTTGCAAGAAAAAAGGATCTGGAAGACCTCAAAAGGCAGGTGGAAATCCTGGAACAGCGGCTCTCAGCGGTTGAAGAACTTCAGATCAGAGAAAAGTAA
- a CDS encoding peptide transporter: protein MYEDKELKEYRDLLKSPEKFEEGFGWKSIIGALFIGFLMMPGSMYLGLVIGTGVGPAARWVTIIIFAEIAKRSYTRLRQQEIFVLYYMAGAAMASPFSGLLWNQYLVQSEAARMLGLTQFIPTWIAPPPGSEALLDRTFFHKDWMVPILLMIGFEIISAVDHFGLGYALYRLTSDVEKLPFPMAPVGALGNMALAESADRAETSWKWRVFSIGAMIGLAFGTLYVLLPAASGVILSEPIHLFPIPWIELTHVTEGFLPAVATGIQLDLGLLFIGMVLPFWAVIGGGIGFLITLIANPILYEHGILHRWHKGMGTVDTVFANNFDFYMSFGIGLGLAIAAIGIFHVFFSFRQKLQGTLKERFKVLFTPPPGRGDFSIWIAIGIYIASTTAYIIFSSWLVPGFPWIFLVAYGFIYTPIISYVSARMEGIAGQFVSLPMVREASFIAASKFFGYTGIGIWYAPIPFHNYGKATQRWREIELTGTSFRSIIKAEILVIPVVLIASLLFSQYIWRLAPIPSNQYPYAQELWHLQALNTLLLQSATLEGDSPFFHALNIDYVALGMGLGILTYWALASLKLPVMLIYGVTRGLGQSTPHGIFLEIIGALLGRYYFMKKYGVAWRQYAPVLLAGFSCGMGLMGMLAMGFTLIMRSLGSLAY from the coding sequence ATGTACGAAGATAAAGAACTCAAGGAATATCGAGATCTTTTAAAATCCCCTGAAAAGTTTGAAGAGGGCTTCGGCTGGAAATCCATCATTGGGGCTCTTTTCATCGGATTTCTGATGATGCCCGGTTCCATGTATCTCGGACTGGTGATCGGTACGGGAGTGGGCCCTGCTGCCCGATGGGTCACGATCATTATTTTTGCCGAAATTGCTAAGCGTTCGTACACCCGATTGCGACAGCAGGAAATATTCGTACTCTATTACATGGCAGGCGCAGCCATGGCTTCACCCTTTTCAGGCCTTCTCTGGAATCAATATCTTGTTCAATCCGAAGCGGCGAGAATGTTGGGGCTCACCCAGTTCATCCCCACGTGGATCGCTCCTCCTCCCGGCTCCGAAGCCCTTTTGGATCGGACGTTTTTCCACAAAGACTGGATGGTCCCCATTCTTCTGATGATAGGATTCGAAATCATCTCGGCTGTGGATCACTTCGGTCTGGGCTATGCGCTTTACAGGCTCACTTCGGATGTGGAAAAACTCCCCTTTCCCATGGCCCCAGTGGGCGCACTCGGGAACATGGCACTTGCCGAATCGGCGGATCGAGCCGAAACAAGCTGGAAATGGCGTGTTTTTTCCATCGGAGCCATGATAGGCCTTGCCTTTGGAACCCTCTATGTGCTTCTTCCCGCAGCATCGGGCGTCATCCTATCGGAACCCATTCATCTTTTTCCCATTCCCTGGATCGAACTCACTCACGTGACCGAAGGTTTCCTTCCTGCAGTGGCCACTGGAATCCAACTGGACCTTGGCCTTCTTTTCATCGGCATGGTCCTCCCCTTCTGGGCGGTCATTGGAGGAGGGATCGGGTTTCTTATCACGCTTATAGCCAATCCCATTCTCTATGAGCACGGCATTCTGCACCGCTGGCACAAGGGCATGGGAACCGTGGATACGGTTTTTGCCAACAACTTCGATTTTTATATGAGTTTTGGCATAGGCCTGGGTCTGGCCATAGCTGCAATCGGTATCTTTCACGTTTTTTTCAGCTTTCGCCAGAAGCTCCAGGGAACCCTTAAAGAACGTTTCAAAGTGCTCTTTACCCCTCCTCCGGGCCGGGGAGACTTCAGTATCTGGATTGCCATCGGCATTTATATAGCCTCCACAACAGCCTACATCATTTTCTCCTCATGGCTGGTGCCGGGATTTCCATGGATTTTTCTCGTGGCGTATGGATTCATCTATACTCCCATCATTTCCTATGTCTCCGCGCGAATGGAAGGCATTGCGGGTCAGTTTGTAAGCCTTCCCATGGTGAGGGAAGCAAGTTTCATCGCAGCTTCAAAATTCTTTGGATACACCGGAATAGGAATATGGTATGCCCCGATCCCTTTCCACAATTATGGAAAAGCCACCCAGCGATGGCGAGAAATCGAACTGACCGGCACCAGCTTCAGGAGCATCATCAAGGCTGAAATTCTGGTTATCCCGGTAGTGCTCATCGCCAGCCTCCTCTTTTCCCAGTATATCTGGCGCCTGGCCCCCATACCTTCCAACCAGTATCCCTATGCGCAGGAACTCTGGCATTTGCAGGCCTTGAATACTTTACTCCTTCAGAGCGCCACCCTGGAGGGAGATTCACCTTTCTTCCATGCACTCAATATCGACTATGTCGCCCTGGGCATGGGGCTTGGAATCCTCACTTATTGGGCACTGGCAAGCCTGAAGCTTCCCGTCATGCTCATCTACGGCGTTACCCGGGGGCTCGGTCAATCCACACCCCACGGCATTTTCCTTGAAATCATCGGGGCATTGCTGGGCCGCTACTATTTCATGAAAAAATATGGAGTTGCCTGGCGACAATATGCACCGGTCCTCCTGGCCGGCTTTTCATGTGGAATGGGACTCATGGGCATGCTCGCCATGGGGTTCACTCTCATCATGCGTTCCCTGGGAAGCCTGGCGTATTGA